The following coding sequences lie in one Fusarium poae strain DAOMC 252244 chromosome 1, whole genome shotgun sequence genomic window:
- a CDS encoding hypothetical protein (TransMembrane:1 (i82-110o)), protein MRILESFCSKQRHGNRQDTHILKTYEQNSDYREGSGTESTSNIGFADTAEFLATTLCLLDRHTHLGGLGSAPHESRSTIPTLCGVVIVLSTLLANALRILFIGFNFGIFFGTNDSFGDTAKLGLDQRIILKALKGLRR, encoded by the exons ATGAGGATCTTGGAGAGCTTTTGCTCTAAGCAACGACATGGGAACAGGCAAGACACTCATATCCTTAAAACGTATGAGCAGAACAGCGACTATCGTGAAGGCAGCGGCACCGAGTCCACCTCCAACATTGGCTTTGCCGATACTGCAGAATTTCTTGCGACTACGCTCTGCCTACTCGACCGTCACACACATCTTGGCGGGCTTGGCTCTGCAC CTCATGAATCCAGGAGCACGATCCCTACTCTTTGTGGTGTGGTCATTGTCTTGTCGACCCTCTTGGCCAATGCGCTTCGAATCCTTTTCATCGGCTTCAACTTCGGCATCTTCTTTGGAACCAACGATTCATTTGGGGACACCGCAAAGCTCGGCCTTGACCAGAGAATTATTCTCAAGGCGCTGAAGGGTCTACGCCGGTGA